The following DNA comes from Amycolatopsis solani.
TCGGCAGCGTCATCGCCATGCGCGACGCCGTCTCGCCCGCCGCCGTCGGGGTGGACATCGGGTGCGGCATGAGCGCCGTCCGGACGTCGCTCAGCGCGAGCGACCTGCCGGATGACCTCGGGAAGCTGCGCCGCCGGATCGAAAGCGCCGTTCCGGTCGGGTTCGGGCTGCACAAGACGCCCGTGAACCCGGCCAAGGTGCACGGCGTCGGCGGCTGGGACGCGTTCTGGCAGGGCTTCGGCCGGCTGCACGAAGGCGTCCAGGAGCTGCACGACCGGGCCGCGCGGCAGATCGGGAGCCTCGGTGGCGGGAACCACTTCATCGAGGTCTGCCTCGACGACGACGGCCGCGTCTGGCTGATGCTGCATTCGGGTTCGCGCAACATCGGCAAGGAGCTCGCGGAGCGGCACATGGCTGTCGCGCGGAAGCTGCCGCACAACGCCGACCTGCCGGACCGCGACCTCGCCGTGTTCGTCGCCGGCACGCCGGAGATGCAGGCGTACCGGCGCGACCTGTTCTGGGCGCAGGACTACGCGGCGCGCAACCGCGCCACGATGGTCGCGCTCGTGAAGCAGGCGCTGAAGGACGTCGTCCCGCAGACGAGCTTCGACGACGCCATCTCCTGCCACCACAACTACGTCGCCGAGGAGACGTACGACGGGGTGGAGTTGCTCGTCACCCGCAAGGGCGCGATCCGTGCCGGATCGGGTGACCTCGGGATCATCCCGGGCAGCATGGGGACCGGTTCGTACATCGTCCGCGGGCTCGGCAACACCGCGTCCTTCGAGTCGGCGTCGCACGGTGCCGGCCGCCGGATGTCCCGGAACAAGGCCAAGAAGCTGTTCACCGCGGACGACCTCGCGGCCCAGACGGCGGGCGTCGAATGCCGCAAGGACTCCGGCGTCGTCGACGAGATCCCGGCGGCGTACAAGGACATCGATTCGGTGATCCGGGCGCAGACGGACCTGGTCGAGGTCGTGGCGCACCTCAAGCAGGTGGTCTGCGTCAAGGGCTGAGCGGTACCTTGGCGCCATGACGAGGGGTGGAACGACGGCCGCGCTGCTGGCCGGGGCCGCACTGCTGCTGAGCGGGTGCGACCAGGTCAGCGACGCGGTCGACCAGGGGAGCCGGACCGCGGACAAGGTGAGCGCGTGCACGGAGGCGCTCGGGCTCGCGGACCTGAACCCGCTGGTCGACCCGGACAAGCTCAAGGCGCGCGCCGCGGACAAGGAGAAGCGGCTGCGCGAGCTGGCGGCGAACGTCCAGGACCAGGACGTGAAGAACGCGCTGCTGGGCATGGCGGGCTCGTACGTCGAGGTGCAGAAGGAACGCATCGAGGACGCCGGGGTCGTGGCCCAGTGGGTGCAGCGCAACGTCAAGAAGCTCGACGCCCTCCGCACGGCCTGCGGCTGACGCCGGTCGTGAGTGATAAGTCGGGTTAGAACCCGACTTATCACTCACGACCAGCCGCGGCAGACTCGGCCAGTGCGGGGAGCGGGTCGGCGGCCGGCTCCGGGGTGCGGGAGTGACGGCGGAGCAGGCCCGCCGCCGCGATCAGCAGGCCGCCGAGGCCCGCCGCCGCGAAGCCCCACGCCGGGCTCGAGTGGTCGATCGCGAAGCCGACCACCGGGCTGCCCAGCGCCAGGCCGAGCCGGGTCGACGCGTCCTGCAGGCCCATCGCCTCGCCGCGGACCTGCGGCGGGGCGATCTTGCTGACCGTCTCCGTGGTCGCCGCCAGGGTCGGGGCGCACAGCAGGTTCGTCGGGATCAGCACCAGCATCAGCAGCCACCACGGCTGGTCGGCCAGCCCGACCGGCACCACCAGCAGCGCCAGCAGCAGCATCAGCACGCCCTGCGGCAGTGACCGCTTGACCGCGCCGTGGACGATGCCGCCGAGGATCGAGGCCGCGCACATCACCGCGATGACCAGGCCGGTCACGCCGAGGTCGCCGTTCGCGCGTAGAGCCGCCAGCGTCGCCAGTTCGGTGCCGACCAGCACGAACAGCGCGCCGCCCGCGATCAGCAGGGTGGCCACCAGCTGCCAGGACAGCCAGGTGCGCAGCTTCGGGCGGACGCCGTCGACGATCGGCTCGCGGTCGTCGCGGATCGGCGGGTCGACCAGCCAGATCAGGCACGCCGTGCCGCCGAAGAGGACGCCGAGCGCGCTGAGCGTGAGCGTCGGGGGGAACGCCGTCATCGCCGCGATGCCGGCCGCCGGGCCGATCATGAACGTCGCTTCGATCGAGATGGTGTCCAGCGAGTACGCCGCCCGGCGCTCCGCCACCGGGACGAGCGCGGCCAGCACCTGCCGCGCCAGCGAGCCCGCCGGCACCGAGAGCGCACCGGCCGGGACCGCGACCACGGCGAGCGCCGCGTACGGCAGGTGCGGCGCGGCGAACCAGAACGCCGTGGTCGCGAGCCCGCAGACTGCGACGACCGGGCGCAGCCCGTACCGGTCGATGCACCGGCCGACCAGCGGCGCGCCGAGCGCCATCCCGAGGGTGATGCCGGCGCCGACCAGGCCGGCGGCGCCGTAGCCGCGGCCGAGCCCGGTGACGATGTACAGCGTCATCATCACGCCGTTCATGGTCATCGGCAGCCGCGCCAGGAACATCAGGGCCATGGTCGAGGGGACGCGGGGAACGGCGAGGACCCGGCGGTAGGGCTGCAGCGGCACGTCTTCGATGAGAACCCAACCTGGTACGCGCGTGCAACAAAATTTCGCGCCTGGTGCTGGGTAAATTTGATAGTTGATCCCATTTGATAGCAACTACCAACTTCTGCCGGCGGCGCTGTTCCTGCCCGGGCGGGCGGTCGCCCGGGCGCAACCGTGAGAATCGGGGCATGACGTCGTCGCCAGCTGAACCGCAGGGCCTGCGCGAGCGCAAGAAGGCCAGGACGCGCGCCGCGATCCGGCGGCACGCGTTGCGGCTGTTCCACGAGCAGGGCTACGGCGCGACGACGGTCGACCAGATCGCGGCCGCGGCGGAGATCTCGCCCAGCACCTTCTTCCGGTACTTCCCGACGAAGGAAGCGACGGTGCTGTACGACCCCTTCGACCCGCTGCTCATCGCGGCGGCGCTGGCGCAGCCGGCCGAACTCAGCCCGATCGGCGCGCTGCGGGCGACCGTGACCACCGTCCGCGAGGTGCTCCCGGCCGACGAGTGGGAGCGCGAACGCCGGCGGCAGCGGCTCGTGCTCCGCGAGCCCGAGCTGCGCACCGCGGCCATGGACAAGTTCGCCGAGGGGATCGACCTGCTGGCCGGGTTCGCGGCGCAGCGCACCGGCCGGGAGCCGGGCGGCTTCGAGGTCCGCAACTGGGCGGGCGCGGTGGTCGGCGTGGCCCTGGCCGCGTTCCTGGGATCGGCGGCGGATCCCGAGGCCGACGCGCTGGCGGTCCTCGACGAAGCCGTCGCCCACCTGGAACTGGGTTTGCCGCTCTGATCCGGCGAATCTCGTCCCGACCTGTGTGGGTGGCGGTGCGAGCGTGGGGGACGCCCCGTCTGGAGCAGTCGCGACACGCGGTCCGACGGAGTGATGAAGCCAATTGATCACCGTTTACACCAGTGTGGGTGACCCGGATGTTCCATAGTGGACAGTGATCACCGCTGAGTGACGATCGGGATCGGTCATGATGATCTTCAGGGGGAGGGGCAAGGTTTCGACGTTAATCAAATGCGGGTCAGTTCGCCTTTTCCGGATTCGGCACGTAAGGGTTAGAAAACGTCTCCAACCGGTGATCGGGTGGCTTATCTCCGACACGGCGGGTATCGATTTAACCCGTCAGGTCTCCCGAGGCCAGGAGGTAAGGAATGAAAGGCAAGATCGGGCGGGTCATCGCCCTGGTAGCCGCAGGCAGTCTGCTGGCGGTCGGAACGGCGGGGATCGCCTCGGCGAGCCCGGACGGGGGCAAGGGTTCCTCCAGCACCCAGGCCCTCGCCGCACAGGTGCTCCAGATGCGTGACGACCTGACCAAGGTGGCCTACGCGGGCAACGTCGGCGCCACGCGCGGCGACCTCGGGCAGCTCAGCCCGGTGCTCTCGGACATCGCGGCCGGCAAGCGCTACACCGTCCAGACCGACACCGAGCAGCTCGCCGGCCTGGCCAAGGGCCGGGCGGACGAGTCCAA
Coding sequences within:
- a CDS encoding MFS transporter; the protein is MALMFLARLPMTMNGVMMTLYIVTGLGRGYGAAGLVGAGITLGMALGAPLVGRCIDRYGLRPVVAVCGLATTAFWFAAPHLPYAALAVVAVPAGALSVPAGSLARQVLAALVPVAERRAAYSLDTISIEATFMIGPAAGIAAMTAFPPTLTLSALGVLFGGTACLIWLVDPPIRDDREPIVDGVRPKLRTWLSWQLVATLLIAGGALFVLVGTELATLAALRANGDLGVTGLVIAVMCAASILGGIVHGAVKRSLPQGVLMLLLALLVVPVGLADQPWWLLMLVLIPTNLLCAPTLAATTETVSKIAPPQVRGEAMGLQDASTRLGLALGSPVVGFAIDHSSPAWGFAAAGLGGLLIAAAGLLRRHSRTPEPAADPLPALAESAAAGRE
- a CDS encoding acyl-CoA-like ligand-binding transcription factor, with the translated sequence MTSSPAEPQGLRERKKARTRAAIRRHALRLFHEQGYGATTVDQIAAAAEISPSTFFRYFPTKEATVLYDPFDPLLIAAALAQPAELSPIGALRATVTTVREVLPADEWERERRRQRLVLREPELRTAAMDKFAEGIDLLAGFAAQRTGREPGGFEVRNWAGAVVGVALAAFLGSAADPEADALAVLDEAVAHLELGLPL
- a CDS encoding RtcB family protein, with translation MYTAVDGARVPIRMWADPASVEEQAMRQLHNVANLPWVHGVAVMPDVHYGKGATVGSVIAMRDAVSPAAVGVDIGCGMSAVRTSLSASDLPDDLGKLRRRIESAVPVGFGLHKTPVNPAKVHGVGGWDAFWQGFGRLHEGVQELHDRAARQIGSLGGGNHFIEVCLDDDGRVWLMLHSGSRNIGKELAERHMAVARKLPHNADLPDRDLAVFVAGTPEMQAYRRDLFWAQDYAARNRATMVALVKQALKDVVPQTSFDDAISCHHNYVAEETYDGVELLVTRKGAIRAGSGDLGIIPGSMGTGSYIVRGLGNTASFESASHGAGRRMSRNKAKKLFTADDLAAQTAGVECRKDSGVVDEIPAAYKDIDSVIRAQTDLVEVVAHLKQVVCVKG